The following coding sequences lie in one Arachis hypogaea cultivar Tifrunner chromosome 4, arahy.Tifrunner.gnm2.J5K5, whole genome shotgun sequence genomic window:
- the LOC112795386 gene encoding receptor-like protein EIX1 codes for MIEQLNLKYCVVGVMMMNGVVYAVLMVQLHAWTSSAVVVPRVKCIESERQALLSLKRGFNVTDDDDWLSSWGDGDHQKECCNWEGVKCSNHTGHVVMLDLHADDYTLRSIISPSLSELYHLKYLDLSGNSFTLTTSIPPFIGSLTILTHLDLSFCSFAGKIPPQLGNLLFLEYVDLRANHFEDPQQIPSQFSNLSHLVYLDLSFNYLVGGFPLQVTNMSSLTYLDLSHNELNGTMPPQLGNLLSLEHLDLSANAFTGTIPSQFKNISPLQYLDLDSWDNTMSVSSDLQWLPELSILSYLSLGRVNLSGASNWQQQVSSLSHLQYLDLNGCNLVDSMPTSSLASPANFSTSLSYVDISYNSLRDASFIFPWLMNSTRSLVTLRMNHNGLTGTIPETLWDKLSSLEELNIANNELKGQIPLSLFHSCNLAYLDLSNNNLTGEFHEYIREYSRCAQKPLRILDMGWNEITGMVPDLSQLQSLEQLRLGNNRLNGSIHEGIGQLSNLTELSLGNNFLTGLITEAHFSRLSNLDTLDLSHNALAFNVSVDWIPPFNLTIIYLASCKLGPNFPTWLHTQTKIEYLDISCAGISSTVPNWFWEPLPHMFYFNISHNRFRGKIEDPNLPAIEYRLSIDLSFNLFEGPIPAFLSTASHIFLSNNRFSIANPLLCANSTESMGFMDLSNNNLRGELSDCWRGFELLVVLDLSNNQFYGNMPKSLGSLRNIQSIHFEGNDFSGKIPSSLHNCTQLQVFDVAGNKLSGAIPSWIGDNIPKLLVLSLHSNHFHGNIPLSMCNLHELHVLDLSLNILSGNIPKCISNLFVMATQTNSNATITDDYHYNETIVSKVQDSDSLYERHVIYNDSTSLIWKGKMSKYGSTLGLLRSIDFSSNRLTGEIPTEVMSLIGLVSLNLSRNFFSGLIPPTIGQLKSLDSLDLSRNHLSGTIPSQLAQIDRLSVLDLSYNDLSGEIPLGTQLQTRDASAYAGNPKLCGAPLNKTCPIHGHQISEHDADGDDEQFVNEGFYIAMAAGFVMAFWGVCFSLILKQSWRYAYFKLLSDVYDKLYVFTAIKVAKLKRIISQK; via the coding sequence ATGATAGAACAACTTAACTTGAAATATTGTGTGGTTGGAGTGATGATGATGAATGGTGTAGTTTATGCGGTGTTGATGGTGCAGCTACATGCATGGACCAGCAGTGCAGTGGTGGTGCCACGCGTGAAGTGCATTGAGAGTGAACGGCAGGCTCTGCTTTCTCTCAAACGTGGCTTCAATGTCACGGATGATGATGATTGGCTGTCTTCATGGGGAGATGGGGACCACCAGAAGGAGTGTTGCAACTGGGAAGGCGTCAAGTGCAGCAACCACACAGGCCACGttgtgatgcttgatcttcatgctGATGATTACACTCTTCGATCCATAATAAGCCCATCACTCAGTGAGTTATATCATTTGAAGTATTTGGACCTTAGTGGTAATTCTTTTACTCTCACCACATCCATCCCTCCTTTCATTGGCTCTTTAACCATTTTAACACACCTCGATCTCTCTTTTTGTTCCTTCGCTGGAAAAATACCCCCTCAACTGGGAAATCTTCTCTTCCTCGAGTATGTTGATCTTAGAGCGAATCATTTTGAAGATCCGCAACAAATCCCTTCTCAGTTCTCAAATCTATCCCATTTAGTGTATCTTGATCTTAGTTTCAATTATCTGGTTGGAGGATTTCCTCTTCAAGTCACAAATATGTCATCCTTGACATATTTGGATCTTAGTCATAATGAACTTAACGGAACAATGCCTCCTCAGCTTGGAAATCTCTTATCCTTGGAACATCTTGATCTAAGTGCAAATGCATTCACCGGAACCATTCCTAGtcaattcaaaaatatttcccCTTTGCAGTATCTTGACCTTGATTCCTGGGACAATACCATGTCAGTAAGTTCTGATTTACAATGGCTACCTGAACTTTCAATCCTGAGCTATCTTTCGCTTGGTAGGGTGAATCTCAGTGGTGCCAGCAATTGGCAACAACAAGTGAGTAGCCTTTCTCATCTTCAATATTTAGACTTGAATGGTTGCAATCTTGTTGATTCCATGCCCACTTCATCACTTGCATCCCCTGCTAATTTCTCCACTTCTCTCTCATATGTGGATATCTCTTACAACTCTCTAAGGGACGCATCCTTCATATTCCCATGGTTAATGAATTCCACTCGTAGCCTTGTTACTCTCAGAATGAATCATAATGGTTTAACAGGAACCATTCCAGAAACATTATGGGACAAGTTGAGCTCCCTTGAGGAGTTAAATATTGCAAATAATGAGCTCAAAGGCCAAATACCTCTATCCTTGTTTCATAGTTGTAATTTGGCATACCTTGACCTATCCAACAACAACTTGACAGGGGAGTTCCATGAATATATTCGAGAGTATTCTCGTTGTGCTCAAAAACCCTTGCGAATCTTGGATATGGGATGGAATGAAATTACGGGGATGGTGCCTGACCTCTCTCAGCTTCAATCTTTGGAACAGTTACGACTTGGTAACAACAGATTAAATGGAAGCATACATGAAGGTATTGGACAACTATCCAACTTAACTGAGCTAAGCCTTGGAAATAACTTCCTGACAGGTTTGATAACTGAAGCTCATTTCTCAAGACTTTCCAATCTTGACACTTTGGATTTGTCTCATAATGCATTGGCTTTTAATGTTAGCGTCGATTGGATTCCCCCTTTCAATTTAACTATCATTTATTTGGCCTCTTGCAAGTTGGGACCTAACTTTCCAACATGGCTTCATACCCAAACGAAGATTGAGTATTTGGATATCTCCTGTGCTGGAATTTCTAGCACTGTTCCTAATTGGTTTTGGGAACCCCTTCCTCATATGTTTTATTTCAATATTTCTCACAACCGTTTTCGAGGAAAAATTGAAGACCCAAATCTACCAGCTATTGAATATCGTCTTTCAATTGATTTGAGCTTCAATTTATTTGAAGGCCCAATTCCAGCGTTCCTTTCAACTGCTTCACATATATTTTTGTCCAATAACAGATTTTCAATTGCAAATCCTCTTTTATGCGCAAACTCGACCGAATCCATGGGATTTATGGATTTGTCAAACAACAACCTTAGAGGAGAACTTTCGGATTGTTGGAGGGGTTTTGAGTTATTGGTCGTCCTAGATTTATCCAATAATCAGTTTTATGGAAATATGCCAAAATCTCTGGGATCCTTAAGAAATATCCAGTCAATACACTTTGAAGGCAATGATTTTTCAGGAAAGATACCATCATCCTTGCATAATTGCACACAACTACAAGTTTTTGATGTTGCAGGTAATAAGTTGTCAGGAGCAATACCAAGCTGGATTGGAGATAATATTCCAAAGCTACTTGTACTTAGCTTacattcaaatcattttcatgGTAACATTCCATTAAGCATGTGCAATCTTCATGAACTCCATGTCTTGGACCTCTCGCTCAATATTCTCTCTGGCAATATACCTAAATGCATAAGTAATCTTTTTGTTATGGCCActcaaacaaattcaaatgcaacCATTACCGATGACTATCATTATAATGAGACCATTGTGAGTAAGGTTCAAGACTCTGACTCTCTATATGAACGTCATGTAATTTATAATGATAGCACATCACTGATATGGAAAGGAAAAATGTCAAAATATGGAAGCACCCTGGGATTGTTGAGAAGTATTGATTTCTCCAGCAACAGGTTGACAGGGGAAATACCAACTGAGGTGATGAGTCTTATTGGCTTGGTTTCTTTAAatctttcaagaaacttttttagTGGACTCATCCCTCCAACTATTGGACAACTGAAATCATTAGATTCTCTTGATCTATCCAGAAATCATTTGTCAGGAACAATTCCTTCACAACTTGCTCAGATAGATCGTCTCAGTGTTCTCGACTTGTCATACAATGATTTATCCGGAGAAATCCCACTTGGAACGCAACTTCAAACTAGGGATGCATCTGCTTATGCAGGAAATCCAAAACTTTGTGGTGCTCCCCTCAACAAAACTTGTCCCATACATGGTCACCAGATCAGTGAACATGATGCTGATGGTGATGATGAACAATTTGTAAACGAGGGGTTCTACATTGCTATGGCTGCTGGATTTGTTATGGCATTTTGGGGAGTTTGCTTCTCATTGATTTTAAAGCAATCTTGGAGATATGCTTATTTCAAGTTGTTGAGTGATGTCTATGACAAGCTCTATGTATTTACAGCGATCAAGGTGGCCAAGCTGAAAAGGATCATATCTCAAAAATGA
- the LOC112795385 gene encoding receptor-like protein EIX2: MSLLCSSCTNSKVDIFYAYDAYYDDFDGITSFGVNADRASLIWKGKMSKYRNTLGLLRSIDLSSNRFNGEFPSEMMSLVDLVSLNISRNKLVGNILQGVGQLKSLDFLDLSRNQLSGRIPSQLSQLDRLSVLDLSYNDLSGQIPLGTQLQTRDASAYIGNPKLCGAPLNRTCLIPTQNQVDGNDDHKEQFFTGGFYIALAIGFIMGFWGVSCSLILKKSWRYAYFKFLNDIYDKLYVFAAIKMAKLK; encoded by the coding sequence ATGTCTTTATTGTGTTCTTCATGCACAAATTCAAAGGTTGATATTTTCTATGCTTATGATGCATATTATGATGATTTTGATGGCATTACCAGCTTTGGAGTTAATGCTGATAGAGCTTCACTTATATGGAAAGGAAAAATGTCAAAATACAGAAATACATTAGGACTATTGAGAAGCATTGATTTATCAAGTAACAGATTCAATGGGGAGTTTCCAAGTGAGATGATGAGTCTTGttgatttagtttctcttaaCATTTCGAGGAATAAGTTAGTTGGTAATATTCTTCAAGGTGTTGGACAATTGAAATCgttggattttctggatctatcTAGAAATCAATTGTCTGGAAGGATTCCTTCACAACTGTCTCAGCTAGATCGTCTCAGTGTTCTTGATCTATCATATAATGATTTATCAGGCCAAATTCCACTCGGTACCCAACTTCAAACTAGAGATGCATCTGCTTATATAGGAAATCCAAAATTATGTGGTGCTCCTCTCAACAGAACCTGTCTCATTCCTACTCAGAATCAAGTTGATGGAAATGATGATCACAAAGAACAATTTTTTACTGGGGGGTTTTACATTGCTTTGGCAATTGGATTTATTATGGGATTTTGGGGAGTTTCCTGCTCATTGATTTTGAAGAAATCTTGGAGATATGCTTATTTCAAGTTCCTTAATGATATATATGACAAGCTTTATGTATTTGCTGCAATTAAGATGGCTAAATTAAAATGA